A genomic stretch from Bacillus sp. N1-1 includes:
- a CDS encoding pullulanase: MNASRLMKLFTVVLMVLGIFATPQYSKAETSVSDETAIPEDHIRVHYQRADDNYEGWGLHLWNADDDNPAIDYTVDWGDPVAFVQETSYGMYVDVPVSEITNGLNFIVHKGDQKDTSDDRTFPTSGEREFWLVQGQEEVYLEEPELSTQISSATITQKNEITGLLNRKPESLSVDDLKVLDGNGESVEIEKLESEGQKFVLTMGRELDLTKAYKVVYNEKERQALVDWQLVDDEFVYDGNDLGVTLHDNGEATMKFWSPPASSVSVLLYDKDDQSKLIKQDIAMTKGEKGVWEVKLDQSNTGVDDLTGYYYQFEIDVYGETTIGLDPYAKSMAASTDDDEDTVGKAAIVNPATIGPKLDFASIPGFEKREDAIIWEAHVRDFTSDPDLESELDAQFGTFNSFAEKLDYLKDLGVTHVQLLPVMKYYFGDELANDERELEYSSEGNNYNWGYDPHSYFSPSGMYSERPEDPEARIAELKALIDEIHKRDMGVVLDVVYNHTALVSIFEDLMPGYYHFMDEEGNPKTGYGGGKLGTTHEMTRKMMINSITYWVDEFKVDGFRFDLMGDLDAESVQIAYDEAKKLNPNLIMLGEGWRTFVGDGNDEDEVMPADQDWMDHTDSASVFSDEIRNELKSGFGSEGEPRFLTDGARDIETIFNNIKGQPGNFVADDPGDVVQYIAAHDNLTLHDVIAQSIKKDPADHEEEIQERIRLGNAMIMTSQGVSFLHAGQEYGRTKQWKGEGKPEAKETYMVDENGEPFEHPYFIHDSYDSTDAINMFDWSAVTEEGIQKETMTYTSGLIDLRKSTDAFRLGTKELVDANVQLVDAPEMKETDLTIGYKNVSTDKTGTYYVFVNADDEQRTLTLDEDLTNGKVLVDDDEAGVKKVSEPSGYELTNNSIHLDPLTTVIVKVDSEKVVDKRLSGDNRYETAIEISKEGWEQADTVVITRGDGFADALAGAPLAYKYDAPILLTESHSMDRDIQKEIKRLGASKAIVLGGNSAVSNYVNYQLKGLGLKVERISGDDRFETAANIAARLDGDPKKAIVANGLSFPDALAIAPYAAKNGYPILLTEKDELPKDTKHVLEGFDESIVVGGEAVVTEEVLDQLPGADRIGGADRFETAANIALLNQSANAAFISTGMDFADALSGSVLAAKRDAVSLLVMSDEVPAATEEAYDELGINQLYVLGGESAVSEKVKKQLLEK, encoded by the coding sequence TTGAATGCAAGTCGATTAATGAAATTGTTCACTGTTGTGTTAATGGTCTTAGGTATATTTGCTACGCCGCAGTACTCGAAAGCAGAGACATCTGTATCAGATGAGACAGCCATACCTGAAGATCATATTCGTGTGCATTACCAGCGAGCCGATGATAACTATGAAGGATGGGGACTGCATTTATGGAATGCGGATGATGACAATCCAGCTATTGATTATACCGTAGATTGGGGAGACCCTGTTGCTTTTGTACAGGAAACAAGCTATGGCATGTACGTTGATGTTCCTGTTAGTGAGATTACCAACGGGTTGAATTTTATCGTACATAAAGGTGATCAAAAAGATACATCTGATGATCGCACTTTCCCCACTTCTGGTGAGAGAGAATTTTGGTTAGTTCAAGGACAGGAAGAAGTTTATTTAGAAGAACCTGAATTGAGCACTCAAATTTCAAGCGCGACGATTACACAGAAAAACGAGATTACTGGATTGCTAAATCGAAAGCCTGAGAGTCTTTCGGTTGACGATTTGAAAGTATTGGACGGAAATGGAGAAAGTGTTGAAATTGAAAAGCTTGAAAGTGAGGGGCAGAAGTTTGTTCTCACTATGGGTCGCGAACTAGATCTAACAAAAGCTTACAAAGTCGTTTACAACGAAAAAGAACGGCAGGCTCTAGTTGATTGGCAACTGGTAGATGACGAGTTTGTCTATGATGGAAATGATCTTGGCGTGACGCTTCATGATAACGGTGAGGCAACGATGAAATTCTGGTCACCACCAGCAAGTTCTGTTTCTGTGCTTCTTTATGACAAAGACGATCAGTCGAAGTTAATAAAACAAGATATCGCGATGACGAAGGGCGAGAAAGGTGTTTGGGAGGTTAAGCTTGATCAGTCGAACACTGGTGTCGACGATTTAACAGGCTACTATTATCAGTTCGAGATCGATGTTTATGGTGAGACAACGATTGGGCTTGACCCTTATGCGAAATCAATGGCTGCTTCCACAGACGATGATGAAGATACCGTTGGAAAAGCGGCCATTGTGAATCCTGCAACGATTGGTCCAAAGCTTGATTTTGCTTCGATTCCAGGATTCGAGAAGCGGGAAGATGCGATTATTTGGGAAGCACACGTGAGAGATTTTACATCAGACCCAGATCTTGAATCTGAACTTGATGCCCAGTTTGGGACATTTAACTCTTTTGCTGAAAAGCTGGATTACTTGAAAGATCTTGGTGTCACACACGTTCAGCTGCTTCCAGTGATGAAATACTACTTTGGAGATGAGCTTGCAAACGACGAGAGAGAACTTGAGTACTCTTCTGAAGGAAACAACTATAACTGGGGTTATGACCCGCATAGTTATTTCTCTCCATCAGGCATGTATTCCGAGCGTCCAGAGGATCCAGAAGCGCGCATCGCTGAGTTAAAAGCGCTTATCGATGAAATTCATAAGCGTGATATGGGTGTGGTGCTTGATGTTGTTTATAACCACACGGCGCTCGTTAGCATTTTTGAAGATTTGATGCCTGGCTATTATCATTTCATGGATGAAGAAGGCAATCCGAAAACCGGCTATGGCGGAGGGAAACTTGGCACAACGCATGAAATGACGAGAAAAATGATGATCAATTCGATCACGTACTGGGTAGATGAATTTAAAGTGGATGGGTTTCGCTTTGATTTGATGGGCGACCTTGATGCTGAAAGTGTTCAAATCGCTTATGATGAAGCGAAAAAGCTGAATCCGAATTTAATTATGCTTGGCGAAGGATGGAGAACGTTCGTTGGGGATGGAAACGATGAAGATGAAGTGATGCCAGCTGATCAGGATTGGATGGACCATACGGATAGCGCGAGCGTCTTTTCAGATGAAATTCGTAACGAGTTAAAATCAGGTTTCGGAAGTGAAGGCGAACCCCGTTTCTTAACCGATGGTGCCCGCGATATCGAGACAATTTTTAATAACATTAAAGGACAGCCGGGGAATTTTGTAGCTGATGATCCTGGTGACGTGGTCCAATATATTGCAGCGCACGATAACTTAACGCTTCATGATGTTATTGCGCAGTCGATTAAGAAAGACCCGGCTGATCATGAGGAAGAAATTCAGGAGCGGATCCGTCTTGGGAATGCGATGATTATGACGAGTCAGGGTGTATCTTTCCTACATGCCGGGCAGGAATACGGTCGAACAAAGCAGTGGAAAGGCGAAGGGAAGCCAGAAGCAAAAGAAACGTATATGGTAGATGAGAACGGTGAGCCGTTCGAGCACCCATATTTTATTCACGATTCTTATGATTCCACTGACGCCATTAATATGTTTGACTGGAGTGCGGTAACGGAAGAAGGCATTCAGAAGGAAACAATGACTTATACGAGTGGGTTAATCGACTTAAGAAAATCAACAGACGCTTTTCGACTTGGTACAAAAGAGTTAGTCGATGCAAATGTTCAACTAGTCGATGCGCCTGAAATGAAAGAGACCGACTTAACAATTGGGTATAAAAACGTTTCAACAGATAAAACCGGCACGTACTACGTGTTTGTGAATGCTGATGATGAGCAGAGAACATTAACGCTTGATGAAGATTTAACGAACGGTAAAGTGCTTGTTGATGATGATGAAGCCGGTGTGAAGAAGGTTTCTGAGCCTTCTGGATATGAGCTAACAAACAATAGCATTCACCTTGATCCATTAACGACTGTGATTGTAAAAGTCGATAGCGAAAAGGTAGTTGATAAGCGCCTTTCTGGTGATAATCGGTATGAAACAGCCATCGAGATTTCAAAAGAAGGCTGGGAGCAGGCAGATACAGTGGTCATCACACGCGGCGATGGTTTTGCTGATGCGCTTGCCGGTGCACCGCTTGCCTACAAATATGACGCTCCTATTCTACTGACAGAAAGTCATTCCATGGATCGAGATATTCAAAAAGAGATTAAGAGACTTGGTGCCTCCAAAGCCATTGTTCTCGGTGGTAACAGCGCTGTTTCAAATTATGTGAACTATCAGTTGAAAGGGCTAGGACTAAAGGTAGAGCGTATCAGTGGGGATGACCGTTTTGAAACGGCTGCGAATATCGCGGCTCGTCTGGATGGAGATCCCAAGAAAGCCATTGTAGCCAACGGACTTAGTTTTCCTGACGCACTTGCCATTGCCCCTTATGCAGCGAAAAATGGCTATCCTATTCTTTTAACAGAAAAAGATGAGTTACCGAAAGATACAAAACACGTTCTAGAAGGCTTTGATGAAAGTATCGTTGTGGGAGGCGAGGCAGTTGTGACAGAAGAAGTATTGGATCAACTTCCTGGAGCTGACCGAATTGGTGGAGCTGACCGTTTTGAAACAGCTGCAAATATTGCTTTATTAAATCAATCAGCGAACGCCGCTTTCATTTCAACTGGAATGGACTTTGCTGATGCCCTATCAGGATCCGTTCTTGCAGCGAAACGTGATGCGGTGTCGTTGTTAGTGATGTCTGACGAAGTGCCTGCTGCTACTGAGGAAGCATATGATGAGTTAGGAATTAATCAGCTTTATGTGCTTGGTGGAGAGTCAGCGGTAAGTGAGAAAGTGAAGAAGCAGTTATTAGAGAAGTAG
- a CDS encoding DUF6241 domain-containing protein: protein MPSTKTLLISIISIVLLTLGLGYWFISDRNTSLIEEKGVSEASDEGSAEAAEGIDQERYIDEGSNSTANEDIPSEQHFMNTLHGMTHQKVYAEEKWTLVEMTDARIDDMLAILDQVEGTEEYEHYDLYEQALMKWKNGNFENAVYVHNELWSLNNGSIGKASRLLSADEEQAFVEEHY from the coding sequence GTGCCATCTACTAAAACACTTCTCATTTCAATCATATCCATTGTCCTTTTAACTCTTGGACTTGGCTATTGGTTTATCTCAGATAGGAATACAAGTTTAATAGAAGAAAAAGGCGTAAGTGAAGCGTCTGATGAGGGCTCGGCAGAAGCGGCAGAGGGAATTGATCAGGAACGCTATATTGATGAGGGATCAAATTCAACAGCTAATGAGGATATTCCGAGTGAGCAGCATTTTATGAACACGCTTCATGGGATGACGCATCAAAAAGTTTATGCAGAAGAGAAATGGACGCTTGTTGAAATGACCGATGCGCGTATTGACGACATGCTTGCCATTCTAGATCAAGTCGAAGGTACGGAAGAGTATGAACATTACGATTTATATGAGCAAGCGTTAATGAAATGGAAAAACGGAAATTTTGAAAACGCAGTCTACGTTCATAACGAGCTCTGGAGTTTGAATAACGGATCAATCGGAAAGGCGAGTCGGTTATTGTCTGCTGATGAAGAGCAGGCATTTGTTGAGGAGCACTACTAA
- a CDS encoding sigma-70 family RNA polymerase sigma factor encodes MGEKKRENEFERNELLRELIDDFAEPIKRLAFTYVKNWTVADDITQEVFISCFNNIDHFRGESSYKTWLFKITVNRCKDYLKSKWFRSMIPFHGDENLKVGTGLDEILVQKSEGEEISQKVLSLSVKYREVIILFYYEDLSLQEIEELTGVKTETIKTRLRRAKLQLRELYKEVE; translated from the coding sequence TTGGGGGAGAAGAAAAGAGAGAATGAGTTTGAGAGAAATGAATTACTCAGGGAGTTGATCGATGATTTTGCAGAGCCGATCAAGCGCCTTGCTTTTACATATGTGAAAAATTGGACGGTAGCCGATGACATTACGCAGGAAGTATTTATTTCTTGTTTTAACAACATCGATCATTTTAGGGGAGAAAGCAGCTATAAAACATGGCTGTTTAAAATTACCGTCAATCGCTGCAAAGATTATTTGAAAAGTAAGTGGTTCAGGTCGATGATTCCTTTTCACGGGGACGAAAATTTGAAGGTGGGTACTGGACTAGATGAGATACTCGTTCAAAAAAGTGAAGGAGAAGAGATTTCTCAGAAGGTCCTTTCGCTTTCGGTGAAATATCGAGAAGTAATCATTTTATTTTATTATGAGGATTTAAGTCTTCAGGAAATTGAAGAGTTAACAGGGGTTAAAACAGAGACGATCAAAACGAGATTAAGGCGTGCTAAATTGCAACTTCGTGAGCTTTATAAGGAGGTTGAGTAG
- a CDS encoding LysM peptidoglycan-binding domain-containing protein — translation MTVHTVISGDNLWRISMAYGVPISTIQTLNGLVSDRLVPGLNLYIPDQDLPEQFYQLKQGDTFWNLSQQYKTSVQAIVEANPALNPTALPVGVRIRIPSMQKYQMETLVFFDAIEGSPYLETLNNLSRSITYLAVFTYSFTPKGDLIPIDDGAILKQAKALDIKPLLVISNYDVQTFSPELAETVLQNKERRATLVQNLVRTVKEKGYAGVSVDFEFVPPERRNDFTSFLKELKKGLGNLTLQLNAHAKSSDMPTNRLVGFLDYRAVGEIADIVSVMTIDYGYAIGPPDPIAPVWWVEEMLMYATSQINHRKVMMAMSLYGYDWSLPAQENPAEMIPVQSAQNRAINRWLPIQYNEIAQAPTYSYNLMGQHVVWFEDIQSIKEKYKQMQVYDLLGATYWRLRFPFPQNWAYVEKNMLVLKG, via the coding sequence ATGACGGTTCATACGGTGATAAGTGGGGATAATCTTTGGCGCATATCAATGGCCTACGGTGTGCCGATTTCAACGATACAGACTTTGAACGGGCTTGTCTCTGATCGGCTTGTCCCTGGTCTAAATTTATATATTCCAGATCAGGATCTACCTGAACAATTTTATCAGCTTAAGCAGGGCGATACGTTTTGGAATCTTTCGCAACAGTATAAGACGTCGGTTCAAGCAATTGTTGAAGCTAACCCGGCGTTGAATCCGACGGCTCTCCCGGTCGGCGTGAGAATCAGGATTCCCTCTATGCAGAAGTATCAAATGGAAACGCTCGTTTTTTTTGATGCGATTGAAGGTTCACCTTATCTTGAAACGTTGAACAACCTGAGCAGATCGATTACTTATTTAGCGGTATTTACGTATTCTTTTACGCCAAAAGGAGACCTTATTCCAATCGATGATGGTGCGATTTTAAAACAAGCGAAAGCACTGGACATCAAGCCTTTGCTTGTCATCAGTAATTATGATGTTCAAACGTTCAGTCCTGAGTTAGCTGAAACTGTGCTTCAAAATAAGGAAAGAAGAGCAACGCTCGTTCAAAATCTCGTGAGAACAGTAAAGGAAAAAGGATACGCAGGCGTTAGCGTTGATTTTGAATTTGTGCCACCGGAGAGGCGGAATGATTTTACGTCATTTTTAAAAGAGCTAAAGAAGGGGCTTGGCAATCTAACACTTCAACTTAATGCGCATGCGAAAAGCAGCGATATGCCGACAAATCGACTGGTAGGCTTTCTAGATTATCGGGCGGTTGGTGAGATCGCGGACATCGTTTCAGTGATGACGATTGACTATGGCTATGCGATTGGTCCACCGGATCCAATTGCCCCCGTCTGGTGGGTGGAAGAGATGTTAATGTATGCTACGAGTCAGATAAACCATCGCAAAGTGATGATGGCGATGAGTCTTTATGGCTATGATTGGTCATTGCCTGCACAGGAGAATCCAGCTGAAATGATCCCAGTGCAAAGTGCACAAAATCGTGCGATTAACAGATGGCTACCTATTCAATACAACGAGATAGCACAGGCGCCAACTTACAGTTATAACTTGATGGGTCAGCACGTGGTTTGGTTCGAAGACATTCAAAGCATCAAGGAGAAATACAAACAAATGCAAGTCTATGATTTGCTTGGGGCAACATACTGGCGATTGCGGTTTCCGTTTCCTCAAAACTGGGCATATGTGGAGAAGAACATGCTGGTTTTGAAAGGTTAA
- a CDS encoding DUF6241 domain-containing protein translates to MEDKLKNLRRDMNETVLKKGEVSEGEKEQIYLKVVQKNKSQRYSTRFFPVFSITLCMILVLILSSPYLSNFYDLGQEENQVTIGDMDEKSRVDNVMSVDKSEVADDEREHSTKDIIIPPENEFMNNIYGMTNQKVFVESDPFIEVHEDYIEITDERIEYMLAILEKAKEKDLYQNYEFYYNTLSEWKKGNFENSVDVHNQIREFNRRYGNKAIRLLTKDEEKEYIEKHFD, encoded by the coding sequence ATGGAGGACAAGCTGAAAAATCTTCGCAGGGATATGAATGAGACGGTTTTGAAGAAGGGCGAGGTGAGTGAAGGGGAGAAGGAGCAGATTTATTTAAAGGTAGTGCAAAAAAATAAGTCGCAACGTTATTCTACAAGATTTTTTCCTGTTTTTTCTATAACTCTCTGCATGATATTAGTATTAATTTTAAGTTCGCCATACTTATCTAACTTTTATGATTTAGGTCAGGAAGAAAATCAGGTAACAATCGGGGATATGGACGAGAAAAGTAGAGTTGATAATGTAATGTCCGTTGATAAGTCAGAAGTTGCTGATGATGAAAGAGAACATTCAACTAAAGACATAATTATTCCCCCTGAGAATGAGTTCATGAATAATATATATGGAATGACAAATCAAAAAGTTTTCGTTGAAAGTGATCCTTTTATTGAAGTACATGAAGATTATATAGAAATAACCGATGAACGTATTGAGTATATGTTAGCTATTCTTGAGAAAGCAAAAGAAAAAGACCTATATCAAAATTATGAGTTCTATTACAATACCTTGAGTGAATGGAAAAAAGGTAACTTTGAAAATTCAGTAGACGTTCATAATCAAATTAGAGAGTTCAATAGAAGGTATGGAAATAAGGCAATAAGATTACTAACCAAGGACGAAGAGAAAGAGTACATTGAAAAGCATTTTGATTAA